A DNA window from Verrucomicrobiota bacterium contains the following coding sequences:
- a CDS encoding DUF202 domain-containing protein has translation MTPKPTLPEDPILRDRLALDRTKLANERTLLAYLRTSLVLILSGITIIKLFEIEGHTHSGGMTALACTLLAVGMVTGIFGGVRSYRTARRMRQWERRLGAASSADAPRDEPL, from the coding sequence GTGACCCCGAAGCCCACGTTGCCCGAAGATCCCATCCTGCGCGACCGGCTCGCCCTGGACCGAACCAAGTTGGCCAACGAGCGGACGCTGCTGGCCTACCTGCGCACCTCGCTCGTGCTCATCCTTTCGGGCATCACGATCATCAAGCTGTTCGAGATCGAGGGCCACACGCATAGCGGTGGGATGACCGCGCTCGCCTGCACGCTCCTTGCTGTGGGCATGGTGACGGGCATCTTCGGCGGCGTCCGCAGCTACAGAACCGCACGTCGCATGCGCCAGTGGGAGCGGCGGCTAGGGGCTGCTTCATCGGCCGATGCGCCACGTGACGAGCCGCTCTGA